One genomic segment of Rivularia sp. PCC 7116 includes these proteins:
- the hisI gene encoding phosphoribosyl-AMP cyclohydrolase, giving the protein MNLKFSDRTSIEQVEEGLELAPKFDCNGLIPVVTTDANTGEVLMQGYMNQDALARTIETGEAHYYSRSRQQLWHKGQSSGLVQKVKQLLIDDDQDCIWMRVEVAGSGASCHVGYRSCFYRSIPVGKDVISSENHIRLTFTETEKTFDPKTVYGDAPNPTKL; this is encoded by the coding sequence ATGAATTTAAAATTTAGCGATCGCACTTCAATCGAACAGGTAGAAGAAGGTCTAGAACTTGCTCCCAAGTTTGATTGCAATGGTTTGATACCAGTAGTGACTACAGATGCAAACACTGGGGAAGTGTTGATGCAGGGCTATATGAATCAGGATGCATTAGCTAGAACAATTGAAACTGGCGAAGCCCATTATTATAGTCGCAGTCGTCAGCAGCTATGGCATAAAGGTCAATCAAGCGGATTGGTACAGAAAGTTAAACAATTATTGATTGATGATGACCAAGATTGTATTTGGATGCGGGTTGAAGTTGCTGGTTCAGGAGCAAGTTGTCATGTTGGTTATCGTTCTTGTTTTTATCGTAGTATTCCTGTAGGAAAAGATGTTATTTCTTCTGAGAACCATATACGGTTAACCTTTACCGAAACCGAAAAAACCTTTGACCCCAAGACAGTTTACGGTGATGCACCCAATCCAACAAAACTTTAA
- a CDS encoding metallophosphoesterase, which yields MKIAVMSCIHGNIEALDAVLLDIDKYKAEKIFCLGDLVGYGPYPNQVVEKIRSLNIPTCAGCWDEDVVEGLNACDCSYPSMLAEQRGFIAHEWTNKQIKPENRDFLAQLPHIIKEDNLAFVHGSPHSNHEYLLPELDAFVALERVISSGADVLFCGHTHAPYYRNLDSGKLKIRVESKNLSEEKSFTANLKKIINAGSVGEPRHGRPNATYVIYDTDAQEVILREVAYDYQKTCTAIVEKGLPPIFAWRLARGIEFAERADDPTHVCTK from the coding sequence ATGAAAATAGCAGTTATGTCATGTATTCACGGTAATATAGAGGCTTTGGATGCTGTTTTATTGGATATAGATAAATATAAAGCTGAAAAAATATTTTGTTTAGGTGATTTAGTTGGTTACGGTCCTTATCCGAATCAAGTAGTAGAAAAAATTCGTTCTTTAAATATTCCTACTTGTGCTGGTTGCTGGGATGAAGATGTGGTTGAAGGTCTAAATGCTTGCGATTGTAGCTATCCTTCGATGTTAGCAGAACAACGCGGTTTTATCGCTCATGAGTGGACTAATAAACAGATAAAACCAGAAAATCGTGACTTTTTAGCTCAACTACCTCATATTATCAAAGAAGATAACTTGGCTTTTGTTCACGGTAGTCCCCACAGCAACCACGAATATTTATTACCAGAACTCGATGCATTTGTAGCATTGGAACGGGTGATTTCATCAGGCGCAGATGTGCTTTTTTGCGGTCATACTCACGCTCCTTATTACCGTAATTTAGATTCAGGTAAACTAAAAATTCGAGTAGAAAGCAAAAATTTATCTGAAGAAAAAAGTTTTACAGCTAACTTGAAAAAGATTATTAATGCAGGTTCCGTAGGAGAACCAAGACATGGACGACCCAATGCAACTTATGTAATTTATGACACCGATGCTCAAGAAGTGATATTACGAGAAGTTGCTTACGATTATCAAAAAACCTGTACGGCAATTGTAGAAAAAGGATTACCACCCATCTTTGCATGGCGTTTAGCGCGAGGAATAGAGTTTGCAGAACGCGCAGACGATCCAACTCATGTTTGTACTAAGTAG
- a CDS encoding GTP-binding protein → MTAQALDTVPVTVLTGYLGAGKTTLLNRILTHEHGKKVAVIVNEFGEVGIDNQLVIDADEEIFEMNNGCICCTVRGDLIRIIANLMKRRDKFDHLVIETTGLADPAPVIQTFFVDEDMQEKLNLDAVVTVVDAKHIWQHWDADEAQEQIAFADVVLLNKTDLVAPEQLEELENRIRGMNAMAKIYRTRNSELEMDALLGVKAFDLDRALEIDPDFLSEDAHEHDETVYSIALVEKGELDGNKLNQWLSNLLQTKGPDIFRMKGILNIAGEDERFVFQGVHMLLDGKPDRLWKEGEQRKNELVFIGRNLDETQLKKDFLACMA, encoded by the coding sequence ATGACTGCTCAAGCTTTAGATACAGTCCCCGTAACCGTTCTTACTGGTTATTTAGGAGCGGGGAAAACAACTTTACTCAACCGGATTCTCACCCACGAGCATGGTAAGAAAGTCGCGGTGATAGTAAATGAGTTTGGGGAAGTCGGAATTGATAATCAATTGGTTATCGATGCTGATGAAGAAATCTTTGAAATGAATAATGGCTGCATTTGCTGTACGGTGCGCGGTGATTTGATTCGCATCATTGCTAATTTAATGAAGCGACGTGACAAATTTGACCACTTAGTAATTGAAACTACTGGACTAGCAGACCCCGCACCTGTAATTCAGACTTTCTTTGTAGATGAAGATATGCAGGAAAAATTGAATTTAGATGCTGTAGTTACAGTAGTCGATGCTAAGCATATTTGGCAACATTGGGATGCGGATGAAGCTCAAGAACAAATAGCTTTTGCTGATGTAGTTTTACTTAATAAAACAGATTTAGTAGCCCCAGAGCAACTTGAAGAATTAGAAAATAGAATACGGGGAATGAATGCAATGGCAAAAATCTACCGTACTCGCAATTCTGAGTTAGAAATGGATGCGCTTTTAGGGGTGAAAGCTTTTGATTTAGATAGAGCTTTGGAAATTGACCCAGATTTTTTAAGCGAAGATGCTCACGAACATGATGAAACTGTTTATTCGATAGCTTTGGTAGAAAAAGGTGAATTAGACGGAAATAAATTAAATCAATGGTTAAGTAATTTATTACAAACCAAAGGACCTGATATTTTCCGGATGAAAGGTATTTTAAATATTGCAGGAGAGGATGAAAGGTTTGTTTTCCAAGGAGTACATATGTTATTAGATGGAAAACCAGACCGTTTATGGAAAGAAGGCGAACAACGTAAGAATGAACTGGTTTTTATTGGTCGAAATTTAGATGAAACTCAGTTGAAGAAAGATTTTTTAGCTTGTATGGCTTAA
- a CDS encoding WD40 repeat domain-containing protein, translating to MKTIKSTDFDLNWNNILSDYITAVNWSSDGSTLAMSSAAGEVKVLVENELIALQEVTNTSIDRLAFSTDGKFLAVGGQDGKVKIWSTSNHQLIATLENAPAWVDKLAWSPRKNLLAFSLGRYVQVWDADIQEIVVTLNFDNSSVLSIDWSHDGKFLAIAGYQGVKIWRSHEWDEDPYLFSIPSASVAVAWSSDGKYIASGNMDKTICVLETDLIANAKQAEPWLMHGFPGKIRHLAWSKVTTSKKEPLLASSCGESIVIWEKQDDASSGWGATVLSNHSDIVEAIEFAPDNLMLASAGAEGWLCLWKKAKKVTQVLQGAKNGFSCVAWHPQGHKIAAGGQNGEVLIWYKGNRGVGFA from the coding sequence ATGAAAACTATTAAATCTACAGACTTTGATTTAAATTGGAATAATATACTTTCTGATTATATAACCGCTGTAAATTGGTCTTCTGATGGTAGTACTTTAGCGATGAGTTCTGCTGCTGGTGAAGTAAAAGTTTTGGTAGAAAACGAATTAATAGCTTTGCAAGAAGTCACCAATACTTCCATTGATAGACTAGCTTTTTCTACTGATGGAAAGTTTTTAGCAGTTGGCGGACAAGATGGTAAAGTAAAAATTTGGAGTACTTCTAATCATCAACTGATTGCGACTTTAGAAAATGCTCCAGCTTGGGTAGATAAGTTAGCATGGAGTCCCCGCAAAAATTTACTAGCTTTTAGTTTGGGACGTTACGTACAGGTTTGGGATGCAGACATCCAAGAAATTGTTGTCACCTTGAATTTTGATAATTCTTCAGTACTGAGTATTGACTGGAGTCATGATGGTAAATTTCTGGCGATCGCTGGTTATCAAGGTGTGAAAATTTGGCGCTCTCATGAATGGGATGAAGACCCGTATTTGTTTAGCATACCATCGGCTAGTGTTGCTGTGGCTTGGTCGTCTGATGGTAAATACATTGCTTCGGGTAACATGGATAAAACTATCTGTGTATTGGAAACAGATTTGATTGCTAATGCTAAACAAGCCGAACCTTGGTTAATGCATGGTTTTCCCGGAAAAATTCGTCATTTAGCTTGGTCAAAAGTTACTACATCTAAAAAAGAGCCATTACTCGCATCTTCCTGCGGAGAAAGTATAGTTATTTGGGAAAAACAAGATGATGCATCTTCCGGTTGGGGTGCGACTGTATTAAGCAATCACAGCGATATTGTAGAAGCAATCGAATTTGCACCCGATAACTTAATGCTTGCTTCTGCTGGTGCTGAAGGTTGGCTTTGTTTGTGGAAAAAAGCGAAAAAAGTAACGCAAGTTCTCCAAGGTGCTAAAAACGGGTTTTCTTGTGTTGCATGGCATCCCCAAGGTCATAAAATTGCTGCTGGGGGTCAAAATGGTGAAGTGCTAATTTGGTATAAAGGTAATCGTGGAGTTGGTTTTGCTTAA
- a CDS encoding Rpn family recombination-promoting nuclease/putative transposase, which produces MKTDTIFYTLLQNLPSVLFEILQQSPTQALHYEFSSVEIKELARRIDGLFIPKPEYPQDPIYFVEVQYQRDDDLYWRLITEAFVYLNQYKPDKNWKAVVLWSKRSLDPGIPIAYQTSLSDGQIQVIYLDELTDTSSSIGLGIIGLVVAPEEEAVEVARNLIEKVQQVDVSNRRQLLELVERMLIYKFSNQTRQELAAMFGLTEWRKTRFYQEVREEVEQEVEQKTKIATKLETIPRLLNMGLSVEQIAQALELEVEVVRKAIEKQSEEES; this is translated from the coding sequence ATGAAAACAGATACAATCTTTTATACGCTGCTACAAAACCTTCCCAGCGTATTATTTGAAATACTGCAACAATCTCCCACTCAAGCTTTACACTATGAATTTTCCTCTGTGGAGATAAAAGAGCTTGCGCGAAGAATTGATGGTTTATTTATACCTAAGCCCGAATATCCCCAAGATCCAATTTATTTTGTAGAAGTACAATATCAGCGTGATGACGATTTATACTGGCGATTAATCACCGAAGCCTTTGTTTATCTCAACCAGTATAAACCAGATAAAAACTGGAAAGCAGTAGTTTTATGGTCTAAACGTAGCCTTGACCCTGGTATTCCGATTGCGTATCAGACATCACTATCTGATGGGCAAATACAAGTAATATATCTAGATGAATTAACAGATACTTCTTCTTCAATTGGGTTGGGGATAATTGGATTGGTAGTTGCTCCGGAAGAAGAAGCTGTAGAAGTTGCCAGAAATTTAATCGAAAAAGTCCAACAAGTAGATGTCAGCAACCGTCGGCAGCTTTTAGAATTAGTAGAAAGGATGTTGATTTATAAATTCTCCAATCAAACTAGACAGGAGTTAGCAGCGATGTTTGGATTAACCGAGTGGCGAAAAACTAGATTTTATCAAGAAGTTCGAGAAGAAGTTGAGCAAGAGGTTGAACAAAAAACAAAAATAGCAACAAAACTTGAAACAATACCCCGTTTGTTAAATATGGGATTGAGTGTCGAACAAATTGCTCAAGCTCTGGAATTGGAAGTTGAAGTTGTCAGAAAAGCTATTGAAAAGCAAAGTGAGGAAGAATCTTGA
- a CDS encoding DUF4011 domain-containing protein, translating to MQQPASDYQQKLIQKIVRWKAGLADLGRRNPLIKFKQDSPRSLEILTDKPDILFKNLTEGKKSFQFQILDSEYQDITLLKENKKLPERKSSLELITRQAGNEQLKRLKKIRSEARRSFEERGVNSLFLVLGTLTWYDKDKPEEALLSPLILLPLELTKERGRDIYKISVLDEEIVLNPALTQKLKQNFAIDFPEAETIQELNYSEIIALVSEAFSEHKTWEIKENVFLSLFSYAKAAMVRDIIENEDLIFTHPILQAISGDLNQYQSNYQEPIPASALDSQVKPERIFQILDADSSQQVVIEAAKSGSSFVVQGPPGTGKSQTIVNMIAELIGDGKSVLLVAEKETALNVVYKRMAECGLDNICLNLHHSGTTDKRKIVNNLSKTIDYLSQVSEAENHQLLFEKLVNTRQSLNSYLTSLHDKQKPLDKSPFEIFGELLKKEHQEVPNINVIFSKFNQWNPNRLDEAKDLFSQLAKFLLFFKKEKTTIWSKSSINSYYYELELEIQEKIQDFQQAIDSIKILSRQLEGKLKIQPLSNVETLEHYYPAVVHITTAPYQLPENWAKVDVVNAREAFDILKQDVQEIERTQPSHFGLDLLEQLSSLVSFLREEKANIWSSSKLQSCSEALELELHQKINNFQQALSNLQTDSERLQLILKYQPLLNIEDVEASIQIIKHILQAPSNLPDDFIEVDVLNAENAFANLKKSVNYLSENETLLKQKYHSELFSSQLPALNNRFQRYNRFWFISIFNAQYRKDMKRLKKLCFQEAGTSFNELKRDLSQAVEVQTARNELHQKNSPVRKIFGSLFNPEVSNESELIKIEQALSWLTNLQNYSLPHDYIKRIINSSSLQQELSDLVQRLESFPAIFEQGIKFLTLYFNKNNIVKQYYPKNKILFTELIEFINLAETDLEDFRKWLKYQEICEELKKLGLQEFVNALRDNKPNPIVVLRNKLSHPEYLPRQVFGSLFNPQISQEAELKPIEDALNWLLELEAYSLNHDSIQQIINSSFLRREINQLVQNFEEISSNINQGVGFLLSHFNESDITDSYLPVNQIPFVELEDFLNLAQSELSDFQEWLTYKETYQKLENLGTKKLLDALRDNNIEPKLWFPILEKRIYQTCLDAILAKKPELKNFNVEVQEQQIQEFTKLDSYQLDAAKERLKQRHLQCWEEQEKTSIIQAELPRLKKEVTKKSRHLPIRKLLNDNQKGIPNLVKALKPCWMMSPLSVSQYVNADVVHFDVLIFDEASQLRTEDVVPSIIRSDQVIIIGDRKQLPPTSFFSTGDSEEDLDDTDDESYESVLDECSNFMFGRTLKWHYRSQDERLIAFSNKHFYDSQLVTFPNPVQNPDLGVWFKHVPDGIYDRGGRRDNRREAEIVAQLTLEHFQNFPEQSLGIIAFSEAQADAIGEQIEILSKEHPELETFCSDNSPQFFIKALENVQGDERDAIVISVGYARDSQGKFSLSFGPLIKQGGERRLNVAVTRAKRKLTLVSSIVAGDIDTTRTKSEGIRLLRDYLEYAASGGERLEGNFYTDKLKFDSPFEEDVYHTLAEKGYILRTQVGCSGYRIDLGVVNKNRPGEFLLGIECDGASYHNSPTARDRDRLRQQVLERLGWKIHRIWSTDWFRNKPAQVQILIDNIEQLEQKFTSTL from the coding sequence ATGCAACAGCCTGCTTCAGATTATCAACAAAAACTTATTCAAAAGATTGTCAGGTGGAAAGCTGGACTGGCTGATTTAGGACGACGGAATCCTTTAATCAAGTTTAAGCAAGATAGCCCTCGAAGTTTGGAGATTTTGACAGATAAACCGGATATTCTCTTCAAAAATCTCACAGAAGGGAAAAAATCGTTTCAATTTCAAATACTTGATAGCGAGTATCAAGATATTACTCTATTGAAAGAAAATAAAAAATTACCAGAAAGAAAAAGTTCTTTAGAATTAATTACTCGTCAAGCTGGTAACGAGCAACTTAAACGACTCAAAAAAATTCGTAGTGAAGCAAGACGCTCCTTTGAGGAACGAGGAGTTAATAGTTTATTTTTAGTATTGGGAACTTTGACTTGGTATGACAAAGATAAACCAGAAGAAGCTTTGCTTTCACCGTTGATTTTGCTTCCCTTAGAATTAACAAAGGAGCGGGGGAGGGATATATACAAAATATCTGTCTTAGATGAGGAGATTGTTTTAAATCCAGCTTTAACACAAAAGTTAAAACAAAATTTTGCAATTGATTTTCCAGAAGCAGAAACAATCCAAGAATTAAATTACAGTGAAATTATTGCTCTAGTTAGCGAAGCTTTTTCAGAACACAAGACATGGGAAATTAAAGAGAATGTCTTTCTATCGTTATTTTCTTATGCCAAAGCTGCAATGGTTCGAGACATTATTGAAAATGAAGATTTGATATTCACTCATCCTATTTTGCAAGCAATTAGTGGAGATTTAAATCAATATCAGTCTAATTATCAAGAACCTATACCTGCGTCTGCTTTAGATTCTCAAGTTAAACCGGAAAGAATATTTCAGATTCTTGATGCTGATTCTAGTCAACAAGTTGTTATTGAAGCTGCAAAATCTGGTTCTAGTTTTGTTGTTCAAGGACCACCAGGAACCGGAAAAAGTCAAACAATAGTAAATATGATTGCCGAACTAATTGGTGATGGTAAATCTGTTTTATTAGTTGCGGAAAAAGAAACTGCACTGAATGTTGTTTATAAACGCATGGCAGAATGTGGTTTAGACAATATATGTCTGAATCTACACCATAGTGGCACAACAGATAAAAGAAAAATTGTAAACAATTTATCAAAAACAATTGATTATCTTTCACAAGTATCTGAAGCTGAAAATCATCAGTTATTATTTGAAAAATTGGTAAATACTCGTCAATCTTTGAATTCATATCTTACAAGTTTACATGACAAACAGAAGCCTTTAGATAAATCACCTTTTGAGATTTTTGGCGAGCTTTTGAAAAAAGAACATCAAGAAGTTCCTAATATAAATGTCATATTTTCTAAATTTAATCAGTGGAATCCAAATAGATTGGATGAAGCAAAAGATTTATTCAGCCAGTTAGCAAAGTTTTTACTATTTTTTAAAAAAGAAAAAACTACTATTTGGTCAAAAAGCTCGATTAATTCTTATTATTATGAACTTGAATTAGAAATTCAAGAGAAAATACAAGATTTTCAGCAAGCGATTGATTCTATAAAAATTCTTAGTCGGCAACTTGAAGGAAAGCTAAAAATTCAGCCGTTATCTAATGTAGAAACTTTAGAGCATTATTATCCAGCAGTTGTTCATATAACAACAGCACCATATCAATTACCTGAAAATTGGGCTAAAGTAGATGTTGTGAATGCTCGTGAAGCATTTGATATTTTAAAACAAGATGTTCAAGAAATTGAGAGAACGCAACCTTCACATTTTGGTCTTGATTTACTCGAACAGCTTTCTTCCCTTGTTTCATTTTTAAGAGAAGAAAAAGCGAATATCTGGTCAAGCAGTAAATTGCAATCTTGCTCCGAAGCTCTAGAGTTAGAGTTACATCAGAAAATAAATAATTTTCAACAAGCTCTTTCTAACCTACAAACTGATAGCGAACGGCTTCAACTTATTTTAAAATATCAGCCATTATTGAACATAGAAGATGTCGAAGCAAGCATTCAAATTATTAAACATATTTTGCAAGCTCCATCAAATTTACCCGATGATTTTATAGAAGTAGATGTATTAAATGCTGAAAATGCTTTCGCTAACTTGAAAAAAAGTGTTAATTATTTATCAGAAAATGAGACTTTATTAAAACAAAAATATCATTCTGAATTATTCTCTTCACAATTGCCTGCTTTGAATAATAGATTTCAAAGATATAACCGTTTTTGGTTTATTAGCATTTTTAATGCTCAGTATAGAAAAGATATGAAGCGTTTGAAGAAACTGTGCTTTCAGGAAGCAGGAACTTCATTTAATGAATTAAAAAGAGATTTATCGCAAGCTGTAGAAGTGCAAACAGCCAGAAATGAACTGCATCAAAAAAATTCCCCTGTTCGTAAAATTTTTGGATCTTTATTTAATCCAGAAGTTTCTAATGAATCAGAACTAATCAAAATCGAACAAGCTTTAAGTTGGCTAACTAACTTACAAAATTATTCCCTTCCTCATGATTATATAAAACGGATTATAAATTCTTCTTCTCTACAACAGGAATTATCCGATTTAGTTCAAAGACTCGAATCATTTCCCGCAATTTTTGAACAAGGAATAAAATTTTTAACTTTATACTTTAACAAGAATAATATTGTTAAGCAATATTATCCTAAAAATAAAATCTTATTTACAGAACTTATAGAATTTATTAATCTAGCTGAAACTGACTTGGAAGATTTTCGCAAATGGTTAAAATACCAAGAAATTTGCGAAGAATTAAAAAAATTAGGACTGCAAGAATTCGTTAATGCTTTACGAGACAATAAACCCAATCCTATTGTTGTTTTACGAAATAAATTAAGTCATCCAGAGTATCTTCCCCGTCAAGTTTTTGGGTCTTTGTTTAATCCACAAATTTCTCAAGAAGCGGAGTTAAAGCCAATTGAAGATGCTTTGAATTGGTTGCTTGAATTAGAAGCTTATTCGCTAAATCATGACTCTATACAGCAAATAATTAATTCTTCTTTTCTGCGACGAGAAATAAATCAACTTGTTCAAAACTTTGAAGAAATTAGCAGCAATATTAACCAAGGAGTAGGTTTCCTTTTATCGCACTTTAACGAAAGTGATATTACAGATTCTTATTTACCTGTAAATCAAATTCCTTTTGTAGAACTAGAAGATTTTCTCAATTTAGCTCAATCTGAATTATCTGACTTTCAAGAATGGCTAACTTACAAGGAAACTTATCAAAAGCTAGAAAATCTCGGAACTAAAAAATTATTAGATGCTTTACGTGACAATAATATAGAACCAAAACTTTGGTTCCCAATTTTAGAGAAGCGTATTTACCAAACTTGTCTTGATGCTATCCTTGCTAAAAAACCTGAGTTAAAGAATTTTAATGTTGAGGTACAGGAGCAGCAAATTCAAGAGTTTACTAAACTTGATAGTTACCAACTTGATGCTGCTAAAGAACGCTTAAAACAACGTCACCTACAATGTTGGGAAGAACAGGAAAAAACTTCGATTATTCAAGCTGAATTACCAAGGTTAAAAAAAGAAGTAACAAAAAAAAGTAGACATTTACCCATTCGTAAATTACTTAACGATAACCAAAAGGGAATTCCTAATCTTGTCAAAGCTTTGAAACCTTGTTGGATGATGAGTCCACTTTCAGTCAGCCAATATGTTAACGCTGATGTAGTTCATTTTGATGTTCTTATTTTTGATGAAGCATCTCAGCTTCGTACAGAAGATGTTGTCCCCTCAATAATTCGCTCCGACCAAGTTATTATAATTGGCGATCGCAAACAATTACCTCCCACTTCATTCTTCTCCACGGGAGATAGTGAAGAAGATTTAGATGATACTGATGATGAAAGTTATGAAAGTGTTTTAGATGAATGTTCAAATTTTATGTTTGGACGTACATTAAAATGGCACTATCGCAGTCAAGATGAGCGTTTGATTGCTTTTTCTAATAAACATTTTTACGATTCTCAATTAGTAACTTTTCCCAACCCAGTTCAAAATCCAGATTTGGGAGTATGGTTTAAACACGTTCCTGATGGTATTTACGACCGTGGTGGACGCAGGGACAATCGACGGGAAGCAGAAATAGTTGCTCAACTTACATTAGAACATTTTCAAAACTTTCCCGAACAATCCCTTGGTATTATTGCCTTTAGTGAAGCTCAGGCTGATGCTATTGGGGAGCAAATAGAAATTTTAAGTAAAGAACATCCCGAGCTAGAAACATTTTGCAGCGATAACTCACCTCAGTTTTTTATTAAAGCATTGGAAAACGTTCAAGGGGATGAGCGGGATGCAATTGTAATTAGCGTTGGTTATGCTCGCGATTCTCAAGGTAAGTTTTCTCTTAGCTTTGGTCCTTTAATTAAACAAGGTGGAGAAAGACGATTAAATGTTGCTGTAACCCGAGCTAAAAGAAAGCTGACTTTGGTTTCTTCAATTGTTGCTGGTGATATAGATACCACACGTACTAAAAGCGAAGGTATAAGATTACTACGCGATTATTTAGAGTATGCTGCTAGTGGTGGTGAAAGACTTGAAGGTAATTTTTATACTGATAAGCTTAAATTTGACTCACCCTTTGAAGAAGATGTTTATCATACACTAGCAGAAAAAGGATATATTCTTCGCACCCAAGTAGGATGTTCTGGTTATCGAATTGATTTGGGAGTGGTTAATAAAAATCGTCCAGGTGAGTTTTTGTTAGGAATTGAGTGCGATGGTGCATCTTATCATAATTCACCCACCGCAAGAGACCGCGACCGTTTAAGACAGCAAGTCCTTGAAAGGTTGGGTTGGAAAATTCATCGAATTTGGTCAACAGATTGGTTCCGCAATAAGCCTGCTCAAGTTCAGATTTTGATAGATAACATTGAACAATTAGAACAAAAATTCACTTCAACCCTTTGA
- a CDS encoding cation transporter, producing the protein MSDNCCQNKGCELTKLKKQQANVLWVVLFINLVMFFVEFGAGIRADSISLTGDSLDMLGDTLVYASSLYVINKGSKAQAGSAFLKGIIMFVFAISVFARATYQFFSGVTPEATVMSAIGVIALLANLVCLLLLARHRRDNLNMSSVWLCSRNDIVANISVLVAAGLVFLTGSIFPDLAVGLLLTFVFAKSAGTVLSQSWRALA; encoded by the coding sequence ATGAGTGATAACTGCTGTCAAAACAAAGGTTGTGAGCTAACGAAGCTGAAAAAACAGCAAGCTAATGTTCTTTGGGTTGTTTTGTTTATCAACCTAGTAATGTTCTTTGTGGAGTTTGGAGCAGGTATTCGTGCGGATTCGATATCTTTGACTGGAGACTCCCTCGATATGCTAGGTGATACCTTGGTTTACGCAAGCAGTTTATATGTCATTAATAAGGGTAGTAAAGCTCAGGCTGGCTCAGCATTTCTGAAGGGAATCATCATGTTTGTGTTTGCGATTTCGGTATTTGCTAGAGCAACCTATCAATTCTTTTCGGGTGTAACTCCAGAAGCAACCGTTATGAGTGCGATTGGAGTTATAGCGTTACTTGCCAATTTAGTCTGTCTGTTGTTATTAGCTAGACATAGAAGGGATAATCTGAATATGTCTTCTGTGTGGTTGTGTTCGAGGAATGACATCGTTGCCAATATATCCGTTCTTGTAGCAGCAGGATTAGTGTTTCTGACAGGCTCGATATTTCCTGATTTAGCAGTAGGTTTATTATTAACGTTTGTGTTTGCAAAGTCAGCAGGGACAGTACTTTCACAGTCTTGGAGAGCTTTGGCCTAG
- a CDS encoding metalloregulator ArsR/SmtB family transcription factor — protein MTKAKESDVCQTQCFNSELVQEVGEALPGDDIIENAQILFSALADKSRLKILHALSNGQELCVCDVASLLDVKIASASHHLRKLRDLKILKYRNDGKLAYYSLKDQRIAEVLYYTLKQLAE, from the coding sequence GTGACTAAAGCCAAGGAAAGTGACGTTTGCCAAACCCAGTGTTTTAACTCGGAATTAGTGCAAGAGGTTGGTGAAGCATTGCCGGGAGATGATATTATCGAAAATGCTCAAATTCTTTTTAGTGCTTTAGCAGATAAATCACGCTTAAAGATTCTTCACGCTCTGAGTAACGGTCAAGAGCTTTGCGTTTGCGACGTGGCTTCTCTGCTTGATGTCAAAATTGCGTCTGCCTCTCATCATTTGCGGAAACTACGCGATCTTAAAATTTTAAAGTATAGAAACGATGGCAAGCTAGCTTATTATTCTCTTAAAGACCAGCGTATAGCAGAAGTTCTCTACTATACATTAAAGCAACTTGCTGAGTAA